A window of Staphylococcus lloydii genomic DNA:
GGTAAAGAAGATAAAGCGAAACAATGGGTTAAAAATTGGGATAAAAAGACAAAAAATGACGGTAAAGAAATTAAGAAAGCAATTGGTGATGATACATCAGTATCAATCATTAAAGACTTCGATAAAAAATTATATGTACTAGGTAAAACATACGGTCACGGAAGTGAAGTATTATATGATTCATTTGGTCTAAAAATGCCATCTAATGTTGCTAAAGCAACTAAGAAAAATGATTTAGCGGAAATTTCAGAAGAAGAAATTCCAAAAATGACTGGAGACTATGTTATTACGCCAGTAGCTAAAGGTGCTAAGTTATCATTTGGTGACAAAGACGTATGGAAAAATAGTAAGGCGGTAACACAACATCACGATATCAAAGTTGATGAAGGTATTTATTGGTTGAACGATCCTTATTCATTAGATTATGAACGTAAAGATTTAAAATCTAAATTATTAAAACAACAAAAATAAGTTGCATCGTAAATATTAAAAATGACTCCCATGATAGGTTTATCTATCGTAGGAGTTATTTTTATTTGAATATAAGTTAGTCTATGCATTACAGTGCCTAGAACTTCAAATACTTGTACAAATCATATATACTTAAATGAATGAAAAACAATATGAACAATTTATTAAGGAGGTGTGAGTTGTAAATATGAGACAAGATCAACAAATTGCACAGTGGTTAGAATTAACGCAATATGTGCATTATATTGAAACGATGATGGAGAAAAGTTTAAGACAACAATATAACCTCAGCTTAAAAGAATTTTATGTATTATATGAAATTAACAATGCTAAAGGGAATAAGTATAAAATCAATGATTTAATAAAGGTAGTAGATTTAAGTCAAAGTGCCATGTCACGATTAATTAATCGGTTAGAAAGCTTTTCACCTAGTTATGTATGTAGGAGAGAATGTGTAGAAGATCATCGTGCTATGTACATTTATTTAACTGAAGCTGGAGCCGAAATTATAAATGATGCGAGTAATACGTATGCTAAACTTTTAGAAAAAGTTGATTTTAACCATATGCGTCAACTTACACATCATTCAAAAAGTGATGCTTAATCGTTGAAACAGTTTTTATTTAAAAAGGGGGATTTAAAATGAACATCACAGGTAATTGGTTAAATTTATGTGTTGCTGATTTGAAACAAAGTGAAGCTTTTTATGACAAAATAGGTTTTGAAATCAAGAAAAATGCAGAAATGTTGGATAAAATGTTAGGTGTTCAAACGGCAGACGGTCATATTATTATGTTGATTGAACAACAACAATTTAAAAAAGCAGCGAATGTGAACGACACAACGAACAATGGTGCACTAGTTTCTGTATCTGTATCTACAAATGAAGAAGTTGATGAGTTGTTAACTTTAGTAGACGATACAAATGGTAAAGTATTGCAAAGAGGAACTAAATTGGAAGGCTACTATGGAGGATTATTTAGTGATCCAGATGGTAACCGTTTTAATATCATTGCAATGTAAATAATAACTATAGTGCTACTTTAGCTCTGGTAATATGGTATTATATTTTCTGTAGTAAGATGACATAAACAACTACGTTTTTGTGATGAAAAGGTGTCATCGATAATAGAGTGGGGCAACGAAGTCTATGTTGAAAATTAGACGTCTGTCACACTCTCTTTCTTGTTATAAACAATGTAGGAAAGAGGGATATTTTGATTAAAGCAATAGCAGTAGACAAAGATGGAACATTTTTAAATTCAGAGCATTCATATGATAGAGCTTATTTTGATCGATTATTTACAGAAATTAAACGACAAAACATAAAATTTATCGTTGCCAGTGGTAATCAATACGCACAGTTACAATCATTTTTCCCGGATAAAGATGAAGAAATTACTTTTGTAGGTGAAAACGGGGCAGTTACATTTTTCAAAGATAAATTACTTAATGCGCATCATTTCGATGCTACTTTAATCGAAGATGTAGTTAAATTTTTAGAACAGGAACATCATATAAAAAATATTATTTTAAGCGGCGCTAAGACTGCATATTTACATCATGATGCGCCTGAAGCGTTTAAAAAGCACGTTAAATTATATTATAAAGATCTTACATATGTAGACAATTTCGATGATTTAAGCCATGATAAAATTGTCAAAGTAGCAATGCTCATTACGGATGGAAATTTATTAAATAATGTGGTTAACGAATTAAACGACAAATTTGGTGAATCAATTCGCTCAGTTACGAGTGGATTTGATAGTTTAGATTTGTTGGTGCCGCATGTTAATAAAGGAGAAGCGATAAAAGAGTTGTTAGCAAAATGGGATATTCAAGAAGATGAGTTATTAGCTTTTGGTGATGCTAACAATGATATCGAAATGCTACAGTTAACGCCGCATAGTTATGCGATGGAAAGTTGCAGTCCAGAGTTGGCAGAAGTTGCACAGCATCGAGCGCCTTCTAATGAAGAATCAGGTGTTTTACAAGTAATTGAAAAATATTTAAAAGAACAACAATAGTAGTTAATTCATATATTAAAAAGAGTGATTTCCAACGATATTAGGAGACCACTCTTTTATTTATATTTGGAATGCCACAAAATGTATTTGATAGAAAATGATAAATATTGTGTGTCTATCAATAGACAAAAAAGACTACAGCCATGGCACTATGGCTGTAACCTTTTCCTAATATTTAAAATTTAGTTTACGATGTGAACGGGAACTGGTGAATTGTTAGCTACTTTATGCGTTACATTCCCTAAGACGTTTCCTAAGTTTGCTTTATCACGTTTATTGCTCATTACTACAACGTCATATTTATTAGTTTCAAGTTCGCCTAAAATTCTGTTTCTGATTGGGCCAGAGCTAAATTTTATATTAACTTGTACGCCTGTAGATTGAAGTTGTTCCACGAAAGGTTGTAATCTTTCTTTCTTTTTGTCTGTTAAATCTTCAACGTGTCTATTATCGTAACGTACAGAGCTCTGTAATTCTGCATCAGATATAACGTTGTAAATAGTTACCGTAGCATCATTTTGGCCACCACTAAGATTTTCAATTGCTTTTGGCACGTTCGTAAATGAGTTTTCAAAGTCATATGCTAATAAAATATTTTTATACATAATCTTTGCCCCCTTTACAATACATATACCCTGTTTTTGAAAAATTACATGTCTCTATAGTTAAATAAATAGATAAAGTTTATACATCTAATCCAATAATTTCGCTAACATTATTATAGTTGTGTTGAGCTAAATAAGTAGCCAGTTCTTTATTTATTTTTTTAGTTAGTCCAGGTCCTTGTAATACGAGTGAACTATAAATTTGAACTAAGGATGCCCCGCTACGTAACATAGTTATGACATCTTCTGTAGTGAAGATTCCTCCTGTACCAATGATTAAGAAGTCGCCATTAGTCTCTTTATAAGTCCATTTGATAAGTTCTAAGTTACGTTCAAATAGTGGTTTACCACTTAAGCCACCAGATTCATTCTTATGTGGTGATGCCAAATTATCTCTATGCTGAGTTGTGTTTGCTAATACTATGCCATCAAAAGTCTCAACAATTGAAGGTAATATGTGTTTTAATTCTGATGTTTGTAAGTCAGAAGTAAGTTTTATAAATATTGGAATTTGTAAGTGATGTTGTTCCTTATAATCGGTAATTGCTTGGCACAACATTGTAAATTCATCTTTGTCATGAAAGTTTTGTAAGTTTGCTGTGTTTGGTGAACTAATATTGACTGTAAAATATGTAACATCATTTTTAAATGTATCAATAACTTTAATATAATCTTGATATCTTGCTTCGTATGTCGTGGTTTTATTAACACCTACATTAAGTCCTATAGGTAATGAGTAAGCAAAACGTCTTAAATTACTTAAGGCTTTATTCATGCCCAGATTGTTAAAACCCATGCGGTTTATTAATGCATCGTCTTCAAGTAAACGATACATGCGAGGTTTAGGATTACCATCTTGTGGCTTCGGTGTTATACCTCCAAGTTCTATTGCGCCAAATCCTGCCATTTCAAGTGCTTTTGGTACTTCGCAAGATTTATCAAAACCTGCGGCAAGGCCAATTGGGTTATGGAATGTAATGCCTTTAATATGCTGTGTTAGTGATGCATGTTCATAATGAAAAAAACGTTTAATAGTTGATAACATTAACGGATGAGTTTGTGTTAATTTAAGTGCATTAATTGTTTTACCATGAGCCTCTTCAGGATCCATCTTAAATAATAAAGGTTTCATTAATTTATACATTGATTACGCTCCAATAATTTGATTTTGAAAATACAATTTAGCTTTAATAATTATCTTTATTCTATAATAAAATGGAAGGTAAAATAAAGTTACTATAAGCAAATAGTTAACTTATCTTGTAAATGAAGTTGCAGCAATGAGATTAACAAGTGAGGAAACAGGTAATATTATAAATATATGACGTGAAAGAAAGTAGGGATGTTATGAATCAATCATGGCAAGAACAACTTCCACTAAATAATATTAAAAGCATTTCCCCGGTTAGTGGAGGCGATGTTAATGATGCATATATAGTAGAGACAGACAATGATACTTATTTTTTACTTGTACAAAAAAATAGAGAGGCAGATTTTTATGCCGCGGAAATTGCAGGTTTGAAAAAATTTGAAGAAGCGGGTATCAAAGCACCTATCGTAGAGGGTAACGGTCAAATAGATAACGATGCTTATTTATTATTAAGCTATTTACAAGAAGCTGGACGTGGAGACCAACGGGATTTAGCAAAATTGGTTGCTAAAATGCATAGTCAACAACAATCTGACGGTAAATTTGGGTTTGAAATGCCACATGAAGGTGGCGATATTTCATTCGATAATAGTTGGTGTGATACATGGCAAGAATTATTCGTTGAAAGACGTTTAGTACCATTACAAGAAGCGCTAGTAGATAAAGGATTATGGATAGAGGACGACGTAGATACCTTTAACCAAGTTAAAGATGTCATCAATAAGGCTTTAAAAGAACATAATAGTAAACCTTCATTGCTCCACGGGGATATGTGGGGAGGCAACCATATGTTTCTAGCCGATGGGGAACCTGCTTTATTTGATCCCGCCCCGTTATATGGTGATAGAGAGTTTGATATGGGCATCACTACTGTGTTTGGTGGTTTTAATCAAGCATTTTATGAAGAATATAATAAACAATTCCCATTAGCTAAAGGTGCAGAGTTCCGTATGGAATTTTATAAGTTATATATTTTAATGATTCACTTATTAAAATTTGGTGGTATGTATGCTACGAGCGTCGATCGTTCGATGGCAAAAATTTTAAATTAATAAATTACGAGGTTGAGATAACAGACGGTATCTCAACCTTTATTTTTGTGTGAACAAAAAATATATAGGCGGAAAAATTGCAAAATACATAAGTTAGTAGAATTATTATCTTAGGAGTAATAAATACTAGGAGGAGTTAGATGGATAGTAAAAGACTAAAAGAAACTTTGTTAAATAATTATAATCAACGTATCAAGTCAGCCGAACAAGATGATTTTAACATTAATAAAGAATTAGAAAATGTATTAAACGGTATTGGCTATTCTATAGATGACACAGGAGGCAAGGTTGAATTTTACGGTAAAGACCCTATACAACCGAGTACTTTGAAAATCGCTTCTCTTGCGGGAATTGGATTGGCAGCTAAATCGGTAGCTATTGCATCTTTATGGAAGACAAGAACGGGAGTTAGCCAAGATATTCAAGTAGATATAAGAAAGGCATTAAAAAGACTTTCTCCGTTTTATGAAAAAAAGTGGGAAACAGTGAATGGTTTTGCAGCAAAAGCCCAAATATTTCCCGATAATCCTACGCGTTTTGACTTCTACCAAACAAAAGATGGACGCTGGGTTATGCCTTTAAATCCTTATCCTAGTGCACAAAGACATACATTAGAATTGTTAAATGCACTGCCAAATAAAAAATCAATTTCACATGCTATTAGACAATGGCATTCACATGACTTAGAAGAGAAAGCTGCCGAAAATGGTGTTGTGATGCCTGTCGTGCGCTCTGTTCCAGAATTTTTAAATGAAGAACAATTTGAATATATAGCTAAAAATCCATTAGTGACAATTGAAAAAATTGGTGAATCTGATCCGGAACCTTTTACTAGTAATCCTTCTCAACCTTTAGATGGCATACGTGCACTTGGGATGGGTCATGTAATTGCAGGGGCTGGACTTGGTCGTGGTTTAGCATTACATGGAGCCGATGTATTGAATGTGTGGCGTCCTTCTGAATTTGAAGAAGAATCATTACTTTTAACTTCCCATATTGGCATGCGCTCAACGTATTTAGATATTGATAACCAACGCGCGCACAGACAAAAATTTGATGAATTATTACAAGACGCCGATATTTTCTTTTTGAATAAACGTAGCGGATTTATGACTGAAAAACATTTAACGCCACATGAATTAGCAGAACAAAGACCTGGTATTATTCATTGTTCAGTTAGTTGTTATGGTGAAGAAGGACCGTGGTCAGACAGAAATGGTTTTGATCAAACGGCTGGATGTGTAACAGGCGTTATGGATTTAGAAGGCACACCTGATAAACCTAAATTACCACCAATCGTTGTAGTCAATGACTATGTTATTTCTTGGTTGATGGAAACTGCTGCCATTAAAGCACTTGAAAGAAGAGCGCAAGAAGGTGGCAGTTATAAAATTCAAGTTAATCTAAGTCGTATTTCATTATATCTGTTATCCCTAGGTATTTTTGATAAAAACTATGTAACTAGCACTTATAATTCTACCGATGAACATACCATAGTAAGTCCTGATCAATTCGAAGACGATACGCCATTAGGTCATTATGTTGGCGTCACTGATCAAGTGGAAATGACTGAAACACCAGGAGAATATAAATATACATTAACGCCAAGAGGGGCAAGTAAACCTGAATGGCTAAAATGTTAATGCTTGGTAATTATCTAAAGATTTAAAATGAAATTTAATTCTCTTAAAAAGCCTGTACTATTTTTCAAAGTACGGGCTTTTTATTTTAGCTATTTAAACAGTACTTAGTAATTTGATTATAGTTTTTCCTCGTAATTGTTAAATCTAATGTTTATTAAAGTAATTATGTTTTAAAATTAATTTTATAAAACGATTGATTATTTTTCGTATTAAATATAAATTAAGTAATAAGAAAAATTAGGAGGTTTTTATTATGTCAAAAAAAGTAATAACAAGTTTAGCGACGGTATTAGCTGTTTCTTCTGTAATTAATTTCAGTCACCATAATATTAAAGCTGCGACTAATAATGATACACAAAACACACAACAATCGAATAAGCCTAACGTTAGGGTTATATTACCGAATGAAGATAGACACCAAATAACTGAGACTACGAGTGGGCATTACCAATCATTAGGGTTTGTTGATATGGGTGAAAATATTGCAACAGGAGTAGTAATAGGAAAAAATACCATTTTGACAAATAAACACGTGACCGACTTATCTAACGGCAACATGAAATTTGCACCGGCGGCCTCTGATAGTTCTACATACCCATATGGAGAATTTGAAGAAGAAAGTAGTGAGCAATATGACGGGGATGCTGACTTAGCAGTAGTTCATTTTAAAACCAATGACAAAGGCCAACATTTAGGTGATGTAGTTGATCCGGTTACTATTGGTGACCCAACTCAAGAACAAAAGGGAGATAACATGACAGTAACTGGCTATCCAGGTGATAAACCTACTGCGACAATGTGGGAAAGTAAAGGTAAGATCTTATCAAATAGTGCTTCAAGTATGACATATGATGCCAGTACATATGGCGGTAACTCTGGTTCAGGTGTATTTAACGATAACAATGAGTTGATAGCATTACATTATGGTGGCGTTGAAAATGAAAGTAATAATGCCATTCCTTTAACTGGGGACGTACTAAAATTCATTAAAGATAATAATAGTTAACAATAGCTATTTATTTACAATAATAAAAACATTGTTTGATAGTACAGATACACATAGTGATGCGTTATATTAACTAGAAAGTAATACTTAATTTGTCTAACATTATAAAATATGGCTAGTTTCTACTATATAAAGTGTAAATTATTCGCATTTAATATAGTAGAAAAGTATACTTAATAATCCGATCTATTTATATAAGGGATGATTAAGTAAGTGAAAAGCATAATAAAAGCGTGTATTTGGATATTAATTATAATGGTGCCTATCATTATCTACACATTTAATATTGGTAATGTCAGGCATCATTTGGATGATACATTTCAAAACAATATAGGTGTAGATAAAAAATCAGCTGAATTTAATGACTTTATTTCTAAACAACAAAGTAGGGAAACTGAATCATTTGGTGACTATAAAAATAAAGAATTGAGTAGTGAAGGTAAACATTATGGTATAGACTATGGTGTGCCAGAAGATACTAAAGTAAAAGCTGTTACACCTGGAACAGTTACACGAACGTTTGATAATGAGTACGGTGGCAAAGTATTACAAATTGCAGAAAATAATGGTCAATATCATCAATGGTACATGCACCTTAATAAATACAAGGTCAAAGTTGGAGATAAAGTTAAGCCAGGAGATGTAATTGCATTATCTGGGAATACAGGTAAACAAACTACAGGGCCACACATACATTTTCAAAGGATGAAAAATGGAGTGGGAAATAAATATGCAGAAGACCCCAAACCGTTTATAGATAAACTACCCGATAAAGAGCATAGTATTTACGAATTGTGATAGTGCCCACATCTTTAGTTATCGAAATAAAGGGTAAATATATTAGAACAATACGCTAAGGAGGATTTGTGTATGTCTGATATAAATAATGTACATCCACCCGAACAATTTAAATATAAAAATGCCTCAGTCAGAATAAAAAATTACTTTCAATTTACTTGCGATAACCGAATATATTTTTCGAAAACGAAGCATATTGATTTAAAGAATCAACTTTATCAATTCGATGTTGAAATCTTATCGCCGATTGATGACTTAGGTTTGGCGTTAGATTTTAATGAAGTGGATAAAATTTATGACGAATACATTGCGCCTTATTTAGATAATCAATTAGTAAACGCAACGTTACCTACAATGAATACAACTGCCGAAAATATTGCTTTATGGATATGGGACCAATTTGCTAGAGTTATACCTGAAGGCAATAAATTAGAAAAGTTAACATTTTATGAAAATAAAACACAAGGTTTAGTTCTCACAGCAGAGGACATGCAATAATTTAAACTTTAGCTCCTTACAAAATGTACAATGCTAATTTTGTAAGGGGCTAATATTTGGTGTGAATTTTGTATAAAAATTTTAATAACTATTTTTTTTATAAATGATACATGGTATATTATATCTTATATTTTACCAGGAGGTAGATTTTATATGGAAAAAATCAGTCCTAAACAATTTTTATACAATGTTTTATCAGGTGTAGCAATTGCGATAGTAGCAGGCCTTGTGCCTAACGCAATTCTAGGAGAATTATTAAAATTTTTAGCAAGTAAAAATACAATCTTTCAAACCCCGTTACAAATAGTCCTTGCCATTCAATTTACCGTACCATTATTGGTAGGTACTTTAATTGCAATGAAATTTAAGCTTCAACCATTAGCAACGGCTGTCGTAGCAAGTTCTGCTTTTGTTGGGAGTGGCGTTGCACAATTTAAAAATGGAGCGGTAGTGTTAGTAGGTGTAGGTGACTTAATTAATACTATGATTACGGCTGCAATAGCAGTTTTGTTTATTTTAATAATTGGGAATCGCTTTGGTAGCCTTGGATTAATATTTTTACCAACGTTAGTCGGTGTTTCAGCAAGTTTAATAGGCGTCACGATACTTCCATACATAAAATTAATTACTACAGGTATAGGTAATCTTATTAATACATTTACTGAGTTACAACCTATATTAATGTCAATTTTAATCGCTATCGTCTTTAGTTTCCTTATTATATCTCCAATTTCAACAGTAGCAACTTCATTAGCTATAGGTATAACAGGCTTAGCGGCTGGCTCAGCATCGATAGGTATTGTGGCCTGTGAAGCGGCATTAGTAGCCGGGACGATTAAAATAAATAGAGCAGGCGTACCATTAACGATATTTTTAGGTGGCGTGAAAATGATGATGCCCAATATGGTTCGACACCCTATGATTTTACTTCCAGTATTTACAACAGCTATTATTTCAGGTTTTGTAGGTGGATTATTAGAAATTAGTGGCACGAAGGAATCGGCTGGGTTTGGAATAATCGGCTTGATAGGTCCAATTAGTGCTTTTAAATTAATGGAAGCTGATCCATTGATGAGGTTATTATTAGTGTTTATAGCATTTTTTGTCGTACCGTTTATTGTAGGCTTCACGGTCAATGCTATCTATATGAAAATCTTTAAATTATATGATAGAGAAATATTCAAATTTTTAGCGTAATTATTACTTATAATCCCAATAATGAAAAATAAAAAGGACGTTCTCTAATCAATTAGAGAACGTCCATCTTTTTAGTTAAGCGTATAAGCGTATAAGCGATATTTTTAAAGTTGTTTCATTCTTTCTAACATGACTAATTTTAGTGGTCTAATTAAATGATAGTTAGTATTTTTAGTATTATCTTTTACTAATTCTTCTAACAATTCAACAAGCTCGATATCACTTTTGTGACTATACCAATTATATAGT
This region includes:
- a CDS encoding 6-pyruvoyl trahydropterin synthase family protein translates to MSDINNVHPPEQFKYKNASVRIKNYFQFTCDNRIYFSKTKHIDLKNQLYQFDVEILSPIDDLGLALDFNEVDKIYDEYIAPYLDNQLVNATLPTMNTTAENIALWIWDQFARVIPEGNKLEKLTFYENKTQGLVLTAEDMQ
- a CDS encoding CoA transferase — protein: MDSKRLKETLLNNYNQRIKSAEQDDFNINKELENVLNGIGYSIDDTGGKVEFYGKDPIQPSTLKIASLAGIGLAAKSVAIASLWKTRTGVSQDIQVDIRKALKRLSPFYEKKWETVNGFAAKAQIFPDNPTRFDFYQTKDGRWVMPLNPYPSAQRHTLELLNALPNKKSISHAIRQWHSHDLEEKAAENGVVMPVVRSVPEFLNEEQFEYIAKNPLVTIEKIGESDPEPFTSNPSQPLDGIRALGMGHVIAGAGLGRGLALHGADVLNVWRPSEFEEESLLLTSHIGMRSTYLDIDNQRAHRQKFDELLQDADIFFLNKRSGFMTEKHLTPHELAEQRPGIIHCSVSCYGEEGPWSDRNGFDQTAGCVTGVMDLEGTPDKPKLPPIVVVNDYVISWLMETAAIKALERRAQEGGSYKIQVNLSRISLYLLSLGIFDKNYVTSTYNSTDEHTIVSPDQFEDDTPLGHYVGVTDQVEMTETPGEYKYTLTPRGASKPEWLKC
- a CDS encoding quinone-dependent dihydroorotate dehydrogenase; translated protein: MYKLMKPLLFKMDPEEAHGKTINALKLTQTHPLMLSTIKRFFHYEHASLTQHIKGITFHNPIGLAAGFDKSCEVPKALEMAGFGAIELGGITPKPQDGNPKPRMYRLLEDDALINRMGFNNLGMNKALSNLRRFAYSLPIGLNVGVNKTTTYEARYQDYIKVIDTFKNDVTYFTVNISSPNTANLQNFHDKDEFTMLCQAITDYKEQHHLQIPIFIKLTSDLQTSELKHILPSIVETFDGIVLANTTQHRDNLASPHKNESGGLSGKPLFERNLELIKWTYKETNGDFLIIGTGGIFTTEDVITMLRSGASLVQIYSSLVLQGPGLTKKINKELATYLAQHNYNNVSEIIGLDV
- a CDS encoding VOC family protein, with protein sequence MNITGNWLNLCVADLKQSEAFYDKIGFEIKKNAEMLDKMLGVQTADGHIIMLIEQQQFKKAANVNDTTNNGALVSVSVSTNEEVDELLTLVDDTNGKVLQRGTKLEGYYGGLFSDPDGNRFNIIAM
- a CDS encoding universal stress protein, which gives rise to MYKNILLAYDFENSFTNVPKAIENLSGGQNDATVTIYNVISDAELQSSVRYDNRHVEDLTDKKKERLQPFVEQLQSTGVQVNIKFSSGPIRNRILGELETNKYDVVVMSNKRDKANLGNVLGNVTHKVANNSPVPVHIVN
- a CDS encoding M23 family metallopeptidase; translated protein: MVPIIIYTFNIGNVRHHLDDTFQNNIGVDKKSAEFNDFISKQQSRETESFGDYKNKELSSEGKHYGIDYGVPEDTKVKAVTPGTVTRTFDNEYGGKVLQIAENNGQYHQWYMHLNKYKVKVGDKVKPGDVIALSGNTGKQTTGPHIHFQRMKNGVGNKYAEDPKPFIDKLPDKEHSIYEL
- a CDS encoding PTS transporter subunit IIC gives rise to the protein MEKISPKQFLYNVLSGVAIAIVAGLVPNAILGELLKFLASKNTIFQTPLQIVLAIQFTVPLLVGTLIAMKFKLQPLATAVVASSAFVGSGVAQFKNGAVVLVGVGDLINTMITAAIAVLFILIIGNRFGSLGLIFLPTLVGVSASLIGVTILPYIKLITTGIGNLINTFTELQPILMSILIAIVFSFLIISPISTVATSLAIGITGLAAGSASIGIVACEAALVAGTIKINRAGVPLTIFLGGVKMMMPNMVRHPMILLPVFTTAIISGFVGGLLEISGTKESAGFGIIGLIGPISAFKLMEADPLMRLLLVFIAFFVVPFIVGFTVNAIYMKIFKLYDREIFKFLA
- a CDS encoding MarR family winged helix-turn-helix transcriptional regulator, encoding MRQDQQIAQWLELTQYVHYIETMMEKSLRQQYNLSLKEFYVLYEINNAKGNKYKINDLIKVVDLSQSAMSRLINRLESFSPSYVCRRECVEDHRAMYIYLTEAGAEIINDASNTYAKLLEKVDFNHMRQLTHHSKSDA
- a CDS encoding trypsin-like serine peptidase produces the protein MSKKVITSLATVLAVSSVINFSHHNIKAATNNDTQNTQQSNKPNVRVILPNEDRHQITETTSGHYQSLGFVDMGENIATGVVIGKNTILTNKHVTDLSNGNMKFAPAASDSSTYPYGEFEEESSEQYDGDADLAVVHFKTNDKGQHLGDVVDPVTIGDPTQEQKGDNMTVTGYPGDKPTATMWESKGKILSNSASSMTYDASTYGGNSGSGVFNDNNELIALHYGGVENESNNAIPLTGDVLKFIKDNNS
- a CDS encoding fructosamine kinase family protein, which translates into the protein MNQSWQEQLPLNNIKSISPVSGGDVNDAYIVETDNDTYFLLVQKNREADFYAAEIAGLKKFEEAGIKAPIVEGNGQIDNDAYLLLSYLQEAGRGDQRDLAKLVAKMHSQQQSDGKFGFEMPHEGGDISFDNSWCDTWQELFVERRLVPLQEALVDKGLWIEDDVDTFNQVKDVINKALKEHNSKPSLLHGDMWGGNHMFLADGEPALFDPAPLYGDREFDMGITTVFGGFNQAFYEEYNKQFPLAKGAEFRMEFYKLYILMIHLLKFGGMYATSVDRSMAKILN
- a CDS encoding Cof-type HAD-IIB family hydrolase translates to MIKAIAVDKDGTFLNSEHSYDRAYFDRLFTEIKRQNIKFIVASGNQYAQLQSFFPDKDEEITFVGENGAVTFFKDKLLNAHHFDATLIEDVVKFLEQEHHIKNIILSGAKTAYLHHDAPEAFKKHVKLYYKDLTYVDNFDDLSHDKIVKVAMLITDGNLLNNVVNELNDKFGESIRSVTSGFDSLDLLVPHVNKGEAIKELLAKWDIQEDELLAFGDANNDIEMLQLTPHSYAMESCSPELAEVAQHRAPSNEESGVLQVIEKYLKEQQ
- a CDS encoding ABC transporter substrate-binding protein gives rise to the protein MKKLIVTLIAMLLVLTACSNGSDNKNDKEATKNYKQDSGKTIKVPKKPKRIVVLGATYAGGLKQLDANVVGVAKIVNDSKVLKDKFKDVKKVDPENVESVAKLKPDLIIDYSTDKNLKKLQKVAPTVAFDYQKHDYKQQHIELGKLVGKEDKAKQWVKNWDKKTKNDGKEIKKAIGDDTSVSIIKDFDKKLYVLGKTYGHGSEVLYDSFGLKMPSNVAKATKKNDLAEISEEEIPKMTGDYVITPVAKGAKLSFGDKDVWKNSKAVTQHHDIKVDEGIYWLNDPYSLDYERKDLKSKLLKQQK